In a genomic window of Canis lupus familiaris isolate Mischka breed German Shepherd chromosome 28, alternate assembly UU_Cfam_GSD_1.0, whole genome shotgun sequence:
- the CYP2E1 gene encoding cytochrome P450 2E1 (The RefSeq protein has 1 substitution compared to this genomic sequence) produces MAALGITVALLVWMATLMLISIWKQIYSRWKLPPGPFPLPIIGNILQVDIKNVPKSLAKLAEQYGPVFTLYLGSQRTVVLHGYKAVKEVLLDHKNDLSGRGEVFAFQSHKDRGITFNNGPGWKDTRRLSLSTLRDYGMGKRGNEERIQREIPFLLEALRGTRGQPFDPTFLLGFAPFNVIADILFHKHFDYSDQTGLRIQKLFNENFHLLSTGWLQLYNIFPSYLHYLPGSHRKVLRNVAELKDYSLERVKEHQESLDPTCSRDFTDCLLQELQKERYGTEPWYTLDNIAVTVADLFFAGTETTSTTLRYGLLILMKYPEVEEKLHEEIDRVIGPSRVPAIKDRLEMPYMDAVVHEIQRFIDLLPSNLPHVANQDTMFRGYVIPKGTVVIPTLDSVLFDKQEFPDPEKFKPEHFLNENGKFKYSDYFKAFSAGKRVCVGEGLARMELFLFLSAILQHFNLKSLVDPKDIDLSPCTIGFAKIPPHYKLCVVPRSG; encoded by the exons ATGGCCGCCTTGGGCATCACAGTGGCCCTGCTGGTGTGGATGGCCACCTTAATGCTTATCTCTATCTGGAAGCAGATCTACAGCTGCTGGAAACTGCCCCCTGGCCCTTTTCCACTGCCCATCATTGGGAATATTCTGCAGGTGGATATCAAGAATGTTCCCAAATCTCTCGCCAAG CTGGCAGAGCAGTACGGGCCAGTGTTCACCTTGTACCTGGGCTCCCAGCGCACAGTGGTCCTGCATGGCTACAAGGCGGTGAAGGAAGTTCTGCTTGACCACAAGAATGACCTTTCTGGCAGAGGAGAAGTCTTCGCATTCCAGTCGCACAAGGACAGAG GGATCACGTTCAACAATGGGCCCGGCTGGAAGGACACGCGGCGACTCTCCCTGAGCACCCTCCGGGACTACGGCATGGGGAAGCGCGGCAACGAGGAGCGGATCCAGAGGGAGATCCCCTTCCTGCTGGAGGCGCTCAGGGGCACCCGGG GCCAGCCCTTCGACCCCACCTTTCTCCTGGGCTTCGCCCCCTTCAACGTCATCGCTGACATCCTCTTCCACAAGCACTTTGACTACTCGGATCAGACTGGGCTGCGGATACAGAAGCTGTTCAACGAGAACTTCCACCTGCTCAGCACCGGCTGGCTCCAG ctTTATAACATTTTCCCAAGCTATCTGCACTACCTGCCCGGAAGCCATAGAAAAGTCTTAAGAAATGTGGCTGAACTAAAGGATTACAGCTTAGAAAGGGTGAAGGAGCACCAGGAGTCGCTGGACCCCACCTGCTCCCGGGACTTCACTGACTGCTTGCTCCAGGAGCTGCAGAAG GAGAGATACGGTACGGAGCCTTGGTATACCTTGGACAACATTGCCGTGACCGTGGCTGACCTGTTCTTTGCGGGCACGGAGACCACCAGCACCACCCTGAGATACGGGCTCCTGATTCTCATGAAATACCCAGAGGTCGAAG AGAAACTTCATGAAGAAATCGACAGGGTGATCGGCCCAAGCCGAGTCCCTGCCATCAAGGACAGGCTGGAGATGCCCTACATGGATGCCGTGGTGCACGAGATTCAGCGATTCATCGACCTGCTGCCCTCCAACCTGCCCCATGTAGCAAACCAGGACACGATGTTCAGAGGATATGTCATCCCCAAG GGCACAGTGGTAATTCCCACACTGGACTCCGTCTTGTTTGACAAACAAGAATTCCCTGATCCAGAGAAGTTCAAGCCAGAGCACTTTCTGAATGAAAACGGAAAATTCAAATATAGTGACTACTTCAAGGCATTCTCCGCAG GAAAGCGGGTGTGTGTTGGAGAAGGCCTGGCTCGCATGGAGCTCTTCCTGTTCTTGTCCGCCATTTTGCAGCACTTTAACCTGAAGTCTCTCGTCGACCCCAAGGATATTGACCTCAGTCCCTGCACAATCGGGTTTGCCAAGATCCCCCCCCATTACAAACTCTGTGTCGTTCCCCGCTCGGGCTGA